From one Mytilus edulis chromosome 1, xbMytEdul2.2, whole genome shotgun sequence genomic stretch:
- the LOC139491606 gene encoding uncharacterized protein — MTTMGERPSISNANTWLGPRSLSQIRTDYHSGRPLSCKRKQFHLPNTVPGTKVTEYTFGHSTSYQAKGPILFESPHVARVSSYPGVTFPKLQGNLTSYVSKTDTKTTPKDKNSATTPLEKLRIENRQNTSESIINKILTHAERCRSRDTIGKGSPKTGLTDENCFDYIVIKSFTKSKIQREMRQALNRIILSSKKKTLLPTSPHLSENILRQASALSRATCSSRYTGSSSDRYSAKYERRENLTSNLNLQNIESRNILHKHHNSTQKLKTNEINGNPDSANSTSRQVNKQKSASSRGTERTFVQPTLPKLITGNNSCMFRLNGPILLSAPHGLKIWRGGTDGRRRRIHYREIYVTEIVLKLALHISKYTGYPASFIIWDRKVAMPADFRNLDPNYLTEKQFTQSPWHEALEQFKIYGKENNMPIFHIDIHGKKDRRSNMDVDAGFRAMETRWHSTKFVDMFKEETHSAFTKVFQDSAYEKRGMKYAINVDPLLCGDWGGDLYTMTTQSVCLGIPSFQLEIPRTVRAHMVEDDELTSKFAKAIVDIYSKCVLKDKQLPSKGNDMSTTEFLEKIYNDHLKIEKAFPEKQI, encoded by the coding sequence ATGACGACAATGGGGGAGAGGCCATCCATCAGTAACGCCAACACCTGGTTAGGCCCCCGAAGTCTATCGCAGATCAGAACAGATTATCATTCTGGACGGCCTCTCTCGTGTAAACGAAAGCAGTTTCATCTTCCTAATACCGTACCCGGAACTAAAGTCACGGAGTATACCTTCGGCCATTCTACTTCATATCAAGCAAAGGGTCCTATTCTTTTTGAAAGTCCACATGTCGCAAGGGTTTCAAGTTATCCGGGAGTAACATTTCCAAAACTCCAAGGCAATTTAACATCTTATGTCAGTAAAACGGACACTAAAACAACACCAAAGGATAAAAATTCAGCGACTACACCATTAGAAAAATTAAGAATCGAAAACAGACAAAATACATCAGAAAGCATCATCAACAAAATTTTAACTCATGCGGAAAGATGTCGGTCAAGAGATACAATAGGAAAAGGTTCTCCTAAAACAGGATTGACAGACGAAAATTGTTTTGATTATATTGTGATCAAGTCATTCACCAAATCAAAGATACAGAGAGAAATGCGACAAGCTCTTAATaggataattttaagcagcaaaaAGAAAACTCTTCTGCCAACATCTCCACATTTATCTGAAAATATACTTCGGCAAGCTTCTGCTCTTTCTAGAGCAACGTGTTCTTCTCGGTACACAGGAAGTTCATCAGATCGTTATTCTGCAAAGTACGAGAGAAGAGAAAATTTAACTTCGAAcctaaatttacaaaatatcgaATCTAGAAATATACTACACAAACACCACAATAGCacacaaaaattgaaaaccaACGAAATAAACGGAAATCCAGATTCAGCAAATAGCACATCTCGTCAAGTTAATAAACAGAAATCAGCAAGCAGCCGTGGCACTGAACGAACATTTGTCCAACCTACACTGCCAAAACTAATAACAGGAAATAATTCTTGCATGTTCAGACTTAATGGTCCAATTTTACTTAGTGCACCTCATGGTTTGAAAATATGGAGAGGCGGAACGGACGGTCGAAGGCGTCGTATACATTATAGAGAAATATATGTTActgaaattgttttgaaattagcACTTCATATCAGCAAATATACAGGCTATCCTGCAAGTTTTATTATATGGGATAGGAAAGTAGCTATGCCAGCAGATTTTAGAAATTTAGATCCGAATTATTTAACCGAGAAACAGTTTACACAGTCTCCTTGGCATGAAGCATTGGAACAATTTAAAATTTACGGCAAAGAAAACAATATGCCAATATTTCATATTGACATTCACGGAAAAAAAGATAGGAGAAGTAATATGGATGTAGACGCTGGGTTTCGTGCAATGGAAACTCGTTGGCATAGCACAAAGTTTGTGGATATGTTCAAAGAGGAAACGCATTCTGCTTTTACCAAAGTGTTCCAAGACTCTGCGTACGAGAAAAGAGGTATGAAATATGCAATAAATGTGGACCCCTTGTTGTGCGGAGACTGGGGAGGAGATTTATATACCATGACAACTCAATCTGTTTGTCTAGGTATTCCTTCATTTCAATTAGAAATACCCAGAACCGTCAGAGCTCATATGGTTGAGGATGACGAATTAACTTCAAAGTTTGCAAAAGCTATAGTTGACATATACTCAAAGTGCGTTCTTAAAGATAAACAGTTACCTTCGAAAGGAAATGACATGTCAACAACTGagtttttggaaaaaatatataatgaccATCTTAAAATTGAAAAGGCATTtccagaaaaacaaatatga